In Monomorium pharaonis isolate MP-MQ-018 chromosome 3, ASM1337386v2, whole genome shotgun sequence, a genomic segment contains:
- the LOC105835237 gene encoding calcium and integrin-binding family member 3 → MGNKVATFTEEQLEDYQDCTFFTRKEILRIFKRFREIGDPGMIPRTMTPQEASSLRLPLSYLARIPELKENPFRERISEVFTQHQDSGQSTSLSEGICFEEFLEMLSVFSEQAPRDLKVFYAFKIYDFDEDGVLGLSDLERTCRQLTRGGLSAEEVATVCRKILEESDIDGDGALSYLEFEHVVTRSSDFMATFHIRI, encoded by the exons ATGGGAAATAAAGTGGCAACATTCACTGAAGAACAACTCGAAGATTACCAAGattgcactttttttacaCGCAAAGAAATCTTAAG aatatttaAGAGATTTCGAGAAATAGGAGATCCTGGAATGATACCACGTACTATGACACCACAAGAGGCATCGTCTCTTCGTTTGCCTTTGTCATATTTGGCTCGTATTCCTGAACTAAAg GAAAATCCATTTAGAGAACGAATCTCGGAAGTTTTTACGCAACATCAGGATTCAGGACAATCAACGTCCCTCTCCGAAGGAATTTGTTTCGAGGAATTTCTCGAGATGTTGTCCGTGTTCTCTGAACAAGCACCACGGGATTTGAAAGTGTTTTACGCCTTCAAAATTTACG ATTTCGACGAGGACGGGGTGTTGGGTCTGAGCGATTTGGAGCGCACCTGTCGGCAGCTAACTCGAGGTGGGCTAAGTGCCGAAGAGGTGGCTACCGTGTGTCGAAAAATTCTGGAGGAGAGCGACATAGACGGCGATGGGGCTCTGTCTTATCTCGAGTTTGAGCACGTTGTAACAAGATCCTCCGATTTTATGGCGACTTTTCACATAAGAATATGA
- the LOC105835242 gene encoding protein misato: MTTREILTIQLGHYSNFIGAHWWNLQESNFTYDPKNPSEVNHDVLYKEGENMRKQVTFTPRLLIADLKGSQGYLSEQGSLYDTESSDNQLLWDSTKLEITSAEPSPKTPFVQNLNKPDKAVNIETYNFESDVKSWVDYLLPLFHPRTVTVIKPYSHNCTQRPFDIFTYGSDLWTTEQFSDNFTDRIRSYVEECDLMQGFQVLMDSTDGFAGLGASCVQHLHDEYGKSILAFPCLDFNNAEPSASDLVKIVNTALCWQHIGEHSSLYSPLSCGQVGWPFAADPCKFENITYSPELKYHSSAILATALDTLSLRYRTKKYPGASLSDLCADLNKLGRKAAATSLSLPFPMKMKMDLIDVLDEFEGPLWTSLTPSCDIPMDNNMQSIALRGISEDRIKRPIHEASKQMSKPAYRCSSVHEMMTLYLACTCHASATYLTNIEAPLKIALPYPKIFNNNVTEDGNIAGWPVGTNVNSVAVMAGMHNGSNVATMYESLIKQTKRIRSIKKFHAFTDSGLEEDEFTECVHNLTDCKEAYEDYCI, from the exons ATGACAACAAGGGAGATCTTGACCATTCAATTGGGTCATTACTCGAATTTTATCGGTGCGCATTGGTGGAATCTACAG gaGTCTAACTTTACATATGATCCAAAAAATCCATCTGAAGTAAACCATGATGTATTGTATAAAGAAGGCGAAAATATGCGA AAACAAGTTACGTTCACTCCAAGATTATTAATAGCAGATTTAAAAGGATCACAGGGCTATCTGAGTGAACAAGGTTCTTTGTATGACACAGAATCTTCAGATAATCAGTTGCTATGGGATAGcacaaaattagaaattacgAGCGCCGAGCCTAGTCCAAAAACACCTTTTGttcagaatttaaataaacctGATAAAGCTGTGAATATAGAAACTTATAACTTTGAAAGCGACGTGAAATCATGGGTCGACTATCTTTTACCATTATTTCATCCAAGAACGGTAACAGTTATTAAACCATATTCACACAATTGTACGCAGCGGCCATTCGATATATTCACGTATGGCAGCGATTTATGGACCACGGAACAATTCTCCGATAATTTTACGGATAGAATACGATCTTATGTAGAAGAATGTGATTTAATGCAAGGATTTCAG gtgcTTATGGATTCTACCGATGGTTTTGCCGGCCTTGGAGCATCTTGCGTTCAGCATCTACATGATGAGTACGGAAAAAGCATCTTAGCATTTCCATGTCTTGACTTTAATAATGCCGAACCTAGTGCGTCGGACTTGGTCAAGATCGTCAATACAGCATTATGCTGGCAACATATCGGAGAGCATTCCTCACTTTATAGTCCGCTCTCTTGTGGACAAGTCGGTTGGCCATTCGCGGCCGATCCATGTAAATTCGAGAATATAACGTACagtccagaattaaagtaccaCAGTAGCGCGATATTAGCGACCGCATTAGACACATTGAGTTTAAGATATAGAACTAAAAAGTATCCAGGTGCCAGCTTATCTGATTTGTGTGCCGATTTGAACAAGTTGGGTCGCAAGGCCGCGGCGACTAGTCTGAGCCTGCCATTTCCGATGAAAATGAAGATGGATTTGATAGATGTGCTGGATGAATTCGAAGGACCTCTGTGGACAAGCCTGACACCAAGTTGCGATATACCAATGGATAATAATATGCAAAGTATAGCGTTACGAGGAATTTCCGAGGATAGAATAAAGCGACCTATTCATGAAGCTAGCAAACAAATGTCCAAGCCAGCATATAGATGCTCCAGCGTACACGAAATGATGACACTGTATCTGGCATGTACGTGTCATGCGTCGGCTACATATTTAACCAACATTGAAGCACCACTGAAAATTGCATTACCCTATCCAaagattttcaataataacgTAACTGAGGACGGAAATATCGCCGGCTGGCCCGTAGGAACTA atGTAAATTCAGTTGCAGTAATGGCTGGAATGCACAATGGCAGTAATGTTGCAACAATGTACGAATCTCTAATTAAACAAACCAAAAGGATAAGAAGTATAAAGAAATTCCATGCTTTTACGGATTCCGGACTCGAGGAAGACGAATTTACGGAATGTGTTCATAATTTAACTGATTGTAAAGAGGCGTATGAAGATTAttgtatctaa
- the LOC105835244 gene encoding decapping and exoribonuclease protein isoform X1, translated as MEIGSIMSFKIDFENFSQQMIPTLTTELIGHFSIDGDSQYHDNLSQLKYYIPPSDPDNVNFDLDKNYVSTRHKSNSHIKLDNILKWISDNFFRLEKSLAEEDCWLGVDFICSRGAIKTILSSPYKERDEWIICASKYHGTIYLCEFYTDEKEHSYANRTMLKKRYNSWGYKFEQYMVADHPAHKPDPSRALNECEEFHCMFKAKFDNHSLLYAAEIDGIFSQQFIKDTLIGNTFEIIELKTIVISDKHGNGNMYGKVHHELVSSWWSQNYLLELNRIICGLRDRNGTVTMIKEYNLHNLPKLSNSPYNVDKCKIFLKIFLNEIKKIVIKDYNKCMYKFHWKPSTKNVINYSEEAPDNEKYDFLKPWYIDKVEQYRKQPQ; from the exons ATGGAAATAGGAAGTATCATGtcgtttaaaattgattttgaaaatttttcccAACAAATGATTCCAACATTAACGACTGAATTGATCGGACACTTCAGTATCGATGGTGATTCGCAATATCATGATAATTTATCACAACTAAAGTATTATATTCCTCCTTCCGATCCTGACAATGTAAATTTCGATCTCGACAAAAATTACGTGTCTACTCGTCACAAATCTAATTCGCACATCAAATTagataacatattaaaatggatttctgataatttttttcgactTGAAAAATCATTAGCAGAAGAAGACTGTTG GTTGGGTGTTGATTTTATTTGCTCTCGTGGtgcaataaaaacaatattaagtaGTCCATATAAAGAACGTGATGAATGGATTATTTGTGCCAGTAAATACCAtggtacaatatatttatgcgAATTTTATACAGATGAAAAAGAACATAGTTATGCCAACAGAACAATGTTGAAAAAACGATATAATTCATGGGGATATAAATTTGAACAATATATGGTAGCAg atcatCCAGCACATAAACCAGATCCATCAAGAGCTCTTAATGAGTGCGAAGAATTTCATTGCATGTTTAAAGCAAAATTTGACAACCATTCATTATTGTACGCGGCAGAAATAGATGGTATTTTTTCACAACAATTTATAAAGGATACACTTATTGGgaatacttttgaaataatcgaACTTAAAACAATTGTAATATCTGATAAACATGGAAATGGAAACATGTATGGCAAAGTTCACCATGAACTAGTGTCAAGCTGGTGGAGCCAGAACTATCTCTTGGAACtaaatagaattatatgtGGATTAAGAGACAGAAATGGAACAGTGACAatgataaaagaatataatttgcataatttaccCAAGctttcaaat TCGCCTTATAATGTggacaaatgtaaaatattcttaaagatATTcttaaacgaaataaaaaaaattgtcattaaagattataataagtGCATGTACAAATTTCACTGGAAGCCGTCtactaaaaatgttataaattatagtgaaGAAGCTCCTGACAATGAAAAGTATGACTTCTTGAAGCCATGGTATATTGATAAAGTAGAGCAGTACAGAAAGCAGCCTCagtga
- the LOC105835244 gene encoding decapping and exoribonuclease protein isoform X2, which translates to MRLRKKKKTQYTYTVEKRKRKSTYYIYRVSQNMLGVDFICSRGAIKTILSSPYKERDEWIICASKYHGTIYLCEFYTDEKEHSYANRTMLKKRYNSWGYKFEQYMVADHPAHKPDPSRALNECEEFHCMFKAKFDNHSLLYAAEIDGIFSQQFIKDTLIGNTFEIIELKTIVISDKHGNGNMYGKVHHELVSSWWSQNYLLELNRIICGLRDRNGTVTMIKEYNLHNLPKLSNSPYNVDKCKIFLKIFLNEIKKIVIKDYNKCMYKFHWKPSTKNVINYSEEAPDNEKYDFLKPWYIDKVEQYRKQPQ; encoded by the exons ATGCGTTtgcgaaagaagaaaaagacaCAGTATACTTATACtgtggaaaagagaaagaggaaaagcacttactatatatacagggtgtcccaaaacat GTTGGGTGTTGATTTTATTTGCTCTCGTGGtgcaataaaaacaatattaagtaGTCCATATAAAGAACGTGATGAATGGATTATTTGTGCCAGTAAATACCAtggtacaatatatttatgcgAATTTTATACAGATGAAAAAGAACATAGTTATGCCAACAGAACAATGTTGAAAAAACGATATAATTCATGGGGATATAAATTTGAACAATATATGGTAGCAg atcatCCAGCACATAAACCAGATCCATCAAGAGCTCTTAATGAGTGCGAAGAATTTCATTGCATGTTTAAAGCAAAATTTGACAACCATTCATTATTGTACGCGGCAGAAATAGATGGTATTTTTTCACAACAATTTATAAAGGATACACTTATTGGgaatacttttgaaataatcgaACTTAAAACAATTGTAATATCTGATAAACATGGAAATGGAAACATGTATGGCAAAGTTCACCATGAACTAGTGTCAAGCTGGTGGAGCCAGAACTATCTCTTGGAACtaaatagaattatatgtGGATTAAGAGACAGAAATGGAACAGTGACAatgataaaagaatataatttgcataatttaccCAAGctttcaaat TCGCCTTATAATGTggacaaatgtaaaatattcttaaagatATTcttaaacgaaataaaaaaaattgtcattaaagattataataagtGCATGTACAAATTTCACTGGAAGCCGTCtactaaaaatgttataaattatagtgaaGAAGCTCCTGACAATGAAAAGTATGACTTCTTGAAGCCATGGTATATTGATAAAGTAGAGCAGTACAGAAAGCAGCCTCagtga
- the LOC105835240 gene encoding p53 and DNA damage-regulated protein 1, protein MANDEQRLLEHLETVENKAGEILTDREEIVALDKRRNDSRVGMRALKKQSHDKTWITVGPLLLKMPSKTAEELLEKDQRECGTAINKLRSDLKVKVNELRDLELMPPVPGLMLEPMSHREMDAIGQILGQSV, encoded by the exons atggCGAATGATGAGCAAAGATTATTGGAACACTTAGAAACAGTTGAAAACAAAGCTGGTGAAATTCTCACTGATCGCGAGGAAATAGTTGCTCTGGACAAGAGGAGAAATGATAGTCGTGTTGGAATGAGGGCACTTAAAAAACAGTCGCATGATAAAACATGGATAACGGTGGGACCGTTACTCTTAAAGATGCCATCTAAAACAGCTGAAGAACTACTCGAGAAAG atCAGAGAGAATGTGGTACTGCCATTAACAAGCTACGCAGCGACTTAAAGGTAAAAGTAAATGAACTACGTGATTTAGAATTGATGCCACCAGTACCTGGATTAATGTTGGAACCTATGTCTCACCGAGAGATGGACGCAATCGGACAAATTTTAGGTCAAAGTGTCTGA
- the LOC105835239 gene encoding G patch domain and ankyrin repeat-containing protein 1 homolog yields MSLQQWMHIRHNIDTVWKIFVRESSNVKEKSPEKCICQLAFQGDEARAAYEEIVHQSSNTNTPPIARLKYSRSKHAASQGNSGTSSASVAQPKKITPSDDSPAKVTINTLLKAVEQKDLKFLQKHMTTENVNVSDDFGWTPLMSAAYCGHLEIVQFLLNLGANKRTRDKSGLTAAQLALKKNYLSIVALLKKKSEMINGVNQLSTNIPSVNNINALTVRSMPMESPMEHNKEHNNAMEEKIRLKQNATFYCEICKATFQETTLQKHETSTLHIFNTKPKLKYTMYGISRQNKGYRMLLNTGWDEEAGLGPSGKGIKYPIKTCLKMDRKGLGQLVENEYKITHFKSGDTTAINSSKSKPKPFKKRDRERLLHREARKERALRIALS; encoded by the coding sequence ATGTCTTTGCAACAGTGGATGCACATACGACATAACATTGACACAGTATGGAAGATTTTTGTCAGGGAATCGTCCAACGTAAAGGAGAAGTCTCCGGAGAAATGTATTTGTCAATTAGCTTTCCAAGGCGACGAGGCGAGGGCTGCCTACGAAGAGATCGTTCACCAGTCCAGCAACACTAACACGCCACCAATCGCAAGATTAAAGTATTCGAGGTCGAAACACGCCGCGAGCCAAGGCAACTCCGGCACGAGTTCAGCTTCCGTCGCACAGCCGAAGAAGATCACGCCTTCCGACGATAGTCCAGCAAAAGTGACAATCAACACGCTGTTGAAGGCAGTGGAGCAAAAGGACTTAAAGTTCCTGCAGAAACACATGACAACGGAAAACGTGAATGTGTCCGATGACTTCGGTTGGACTCCACTGATGTCTGCTGCGTACTGCGGTCATTTGGAAATTGTGCAGTTTCTCCTGAATCTCGGGGCTAACAAAAGAACCAGGGACAAGTCCGGTCTTACCGCAGCCCAGTTGGCGTTAAAGAagaattatctgagcataGTCGCGCTGCTGAAGAAGAAATCTGAGATGATAAACGGCGTCAATCAGTTGTCCACAAATATTCCaagtgttaataatataaatgcattAACTGTGAGATCAATGCCTATGGAATCTCCAATGGAACATAACAAAGAACATAACAATGCTATGGAAGAGAAGATACGACTCAAGCAGAATGCAACATTCTATTGTGAAATCTGTAAAGCAACCTTTCAAGAGACAACCCTGCAAAAACATGAGACCTCCACCTTACATATCTTTAACACCAAGCCAAAATTGAAATACACAATGTATGGAATATCGAGGCAAAATAAGGGTTATAGAATGCTCTTGAATACAGGATGGGATGAGGAAGCTGGTCTTGGTCCCTCTGGgaaaggaataaaatatccaATCAAAACCTGTTTGAAAATGGATCGCAAAGGATTGGGACAGTTGGTAGAGAATGAATATAAGATTACTCATTTCAAATCAGGCGACACAACTGCCATTAATAGCTCTAAATCTAAGCCAAaaccttttaaaaaaagggaCAGAGAAAGGCTACTCCACAGAGAGGCTAGGAAAGAAAGAGCTTTGCGTATAgcattatcttaa
- the LOC105835241 gene encoding mitochondrial import inner membrane translocase subunit Tim10 has product MATLPQLEEDKLKLVQDLEIEMMSDMYNRMTAACFRKCIAPKYTEPELGKGESICLDRCIAKYLEVNERIGKKLSQLSMQEATLTEQPKTS; this is encoded by the coding sequence ATGGCGACATTACCACAATTGGAAGAAGATAAGTTGAAGTTAGTGCAGGATTTAGAAATAGAAATGATGTCGGACATGTATAACCGCATGACAGCTGCCTGTTTCAGGAAGTGTATAGCACCAAAGTATACAGAACCTGAACTAGGCAAAGGGGAATCGATATGTCTAGATCGTTGTAttgctaaatatttagaaGTTAATGAACGTATTGGTAAGAAATTATCACAGTTGTCGATGCAAGAAGCAACACTCACAGAGCAGCCAAAGACAAGTTGA
- the LOC105835243 gene encoding regulator of chromosome condensation isoform X1, protein MRIACNDWSSLSRVLATRVAAHPSRLAALAPHFASCAYSRKASEHIGIFGANETRDNTYSRSARNNGRMPRKTRKRTAEDPTRADKAPKQIKKKPQGSRSVLTVKTDLRSLSIGGVMLVFGQGDFGQLGLGEDITEKTYPGAISDYQDIVAIAAGAMHNVCLRQTGEVLTFGCNDEGALGRDTSKEGSETVPDIVELPGKAIQVTAGDSHTAALLEDGRVFAWGSFRDTHGSMGLTLKGIERLPVEMLPEVKVIKIASGNDHLVFLSENGRVYTCGRGEQGQLGRVAARTASRDSRQGIGLLLTPGIVEFKIRQKLYFNDVWAGHFCTFAKEHKKGDIYVFGLNNFHQIGLKDNEIHFHPQVSKTFNGKVWKHISSGEHHTIALDDAGQVFVMGRKEYGRLGLGPNCSDAKELTLVPTLSSTKCIDVGAGSRESFAVTESGDLYSWGNGTNGSLGTGDTEDVEEPMLVKGKQLEGKAVVRVSGGGQHTLALATIRPVKEKTVG, encoded by the exons ATGAGAATCGCCTGCAACGATTGGAGCAGCCTGTCACGCGTGTTGGCAACGCGCGTTGCTGCACATCCTTCTCGCCTCGCGGCGCTCGCGCCACACTTCGCGAGTTGCGCGTACAGTCGCAAGGCCTCGGAGCACATCGGTATTTTTGGCGCCAACGAGACGAGGGACAACACATATTCACGATCCGCGAGAAATAACGGCAGAA tGCCACGGAAAACCAGGAAACGGACGGCCGAGGACCCCACGCGGGCGGACAAGGCGCCGAAGCAGATCAAGAAGAAGCCGCAAGGTAGTCGATCCG TATTAACTGTAAAAACCGATCTGCGATCACTTTCAATCGGTGGTGTTATGCTCGTATTTGGACAAGGTGACTTTGGGCAGCTTGGCCTAGGCGAAGACATTACTGAAAAAACATATCCAGGAGCCATATCTGATTACCAGGACATTGTAGCCATAGCAGCTGGTGCTATGCATAATGTATGTTTAAGACAGACAGGAGAGGTATTAACTTTCGGATGCAATGATGAAGGGGCACTTGGACGAGACACTAGTAAAGAGGGGTCGGAAACAGTACCGGACATAGTTGAGTTGCCTGGTAAAGCCATTCAGGTGACAGCAGGAGATTCGCACACTGCTGCATTGCTAGAGGATGGCCGTGTATTTGCTTGGGGTTCATTTAGG GATACACACGGTTCTATGGGACTGACGTTGAAAGGAATTGAGCGACTCCCTGTAGAAATGTTACCCGAAGTAAAAGTCATCAAAATAGCATCGGGTAATGATCATTTAGTATTTCTTAGTGAAAATGGACGTGTATATACCTGTGGACGCGGTGAACAAGGACAACTAGGGCGGGTAGCTGCCCGTACAGCCAGTAGAGATTCACGACAAGGAATAGGTCTGCTACTGACTCCAGGCATAGTTGAATTTAAAATCAGACAGAAGTTATACTTTAATGATGTATGGGCAGGACATTTCTGTACTTTTGCCAAGGAACACAAGAAAGgggatatatatgtatttggactaaataattttcatcaaattg gttTAAAGGATAACGAAATTCATTTTCATCCACAAGTGTCAAAAACCTTTAATGGTAAAGTGTGGAAACATATCAGCAGTGGGGAACATCATACCATAGCTCTGGATGATGCTGGACAAGTTTTTGTGATGGGTCGCAAGGAATACGGTCGCCTTGGACTCGGACCTAATTGCTCGGACGCTAAAGAACTTACATTAGTTCCTACTTTAAGTTCTACTAAATGTATTGACGTAGGCGCGGGTAGCAGAGAATCTTTTGCAGTCACAGAATCTG GCGATTTATATTCGTGGGGTAATGGAACCAATGGAAGTCTTGGAACGGGAGATACGGAAGATGTCGAGGAACCAATGTTAGTTAAGGGAAAGCAGTTGGAGGGTAAAGCAGTAGTACGAGTCAGCGGTGGCGGTCAGCATACTCTAGCTTTGGCAACTATTCGTCCGGTGAAAGAGAAAACTGTTGGTTAA
- the LOC105835243 gene encoding regulator of chromosome condensation isoform X2, producing MRIACNDWSSLSRVLATRVAAHPSRLAALAPHFASCAYSRKASEHIGIFGANETRDNTYSRSARNNGRMPRKTRKRTAEDPTRADKAPKQIKKKPQVLTVKTDLRSLSIGGVMLVFGQGDFGQLGLGEDITEKTYPGAISDYQDIVAIAAGAMHNVCLRQTGEVLTFGCNDEGALGRDTSKEGSETVPDIVELPGKAIQVTAGDSHTAALLEDGRVFAWGSFRDTHGSMGLTLKGIERLPVEMLPEVKVIKIASGNDHLVFLSENGRVYTCGRGEQGQLGRVAARTASRDSRQGIGLLLTPGIVEFKIRQKLYFNDVWAGHFCTFAKEHKKGDIYVFGLNNFHQIGLKDNEIHFHPQVSKTFNGKVWKHISSGEHHTIALDDAGQVFVMGRKEYGRLGLGPNCSDAKELTLVPTLSSTKCIDVGAGSRESFAVTESGDLYSWGNGTNGSLGTGDTEDVEEPMLVKGKQLEGKAVVRVSGGGQHTLALATIRPVKEKTVG from the exons ATGAGAATCGCCTGCAACGATTGGAGCAGCCTGTCACGCGTGTTGGCAACGCGCGTTGCTGCACATCCTTCTCGCCTCGCGGCGCTCGCGCCACACTTCGCGAGTTGCGCGTACAGTCGCAAGGCCTCGGAGCACATCGGTATTTTTGGCGCCAACGAGACGAGGGACAACACATATTCACGATCCGCGAGAAATAACGGCAGAA tGCCACGGAAAACCAGGAAACGGACGGCCGAGGACCCCACGCGGGCGGACAAGGCGCCGAAGCAGATCAAGAAGAAGCCGCAAG TATTAACTGTAAAAACCGATCTGCGATCACTTTCAATCGGTGGTGTTATGCTCGTATTTGGACAAGGTGACTTTGGGCAGCTTGGCCTAGGCGAAGACATTACTGAAAAAACATATCCAGGAGCCATATCTGATTACCAGGACATTGTAGCCATAGCAGCTGGTGCTATGCATAATGTATGTTTAAGACAGACAGGAGAGGTATTAACTTTCGGATGCAATGATGAAGGGGCACTTGGACGAGACACTAGTAAAGAGGGGTCGGAAACAGTACCGGACATAGTTGAGTTGCCTGGTAAAGCCATTCAGGTGACAGCAGGAGATTCGCACACTGCTGCATTGCTAGAGGATGGCCGTGTATTTGCTTGGGGTTCATTTAGG GATACACACGGTTCTATGGGACTGACGTTGAAAGGAATTGAGCGACTCCCTGTAGAAATGTTACCCGAAGTAAAAGTCATCAAAATAGCATCGGGTAATGATCATTTAGTATTTCTTAGTGAAAATGGACGTGTATATACCTGTGGACGCGGTGAACAAGGACAACTAGGGCGGGTAGCTGCCCGTACAGCCAGTAGAGATTCACGACAAGGAATAGGTCTGCTACTGACTCCAGGCATAGTTGAATTTAAAATCAGACAGAAGTTATACTTTAATGATGTATGGGCAGGACATTTCTGTACTTTTGCCAAGGAACACAAGAAAGgggatatatatgtatttggactaaataattttcatcaaattg gttTAAAGGATAACGAAATTCATTTTCATCCACAAGTGTCAAAAACCTTTAATGGTAAAGTGTGGAAACATATCAGCAGTGGGGAACATCATACCATAGCTCTGGATGATGCTGGACAAGTTTTTGTGATGGGTCGCAAGGAATACGGTCGCCTTGGACTCGGACCTAATTGCTCGGACGCTAAAGAACTTACATTAGTTCCTACTTTAAGTTCTACTAAATGTATTGACGTAGGCGCGGGTAGCAGAGAATCTTTTGCAGTCACAGAATCTG GCGATTTATATTCGTGGGGTAATGGAACCAATGGAAGTCTTGGAACGGGAGATACGGAAGATGTCGAGGAACCAATGTTAGTTAAGGGAAAGCAGTTGGAGGGTAAAGCAGTAGTACGAGTCAGCGGTGGCGGTCAGCATACTCTAGCTTTGGCAACTATTCGTCCGGTGAAAGAGAAAACTGTTGGTTAA